The nucleotide sequence TGCTCAGCGGCTCGGCTGAGCTCGATCACCTCGGAGACCTTGATCGAGGTCCCCTTGTCGCCGACGTCGGCCTGCCCCTTGATCAGCAGCGGCAGCCCCGCGCCGAGCAGTTCCTCGCTGCGCTTATAGACGTCGGAGAAGACGAGCATCTCGCAGGTGCCGACCAGGTCCTCGAGCACGGTGATCGCCCAGCGCTCTCCGCGCTTGTTGACCCGCTGACGCACGCTGTTGACGATCCCGGCGATTCTGATTTCGCCTTTGGCGCGCAGCTCGCGCAGCGCCGCGGTATCGTGGGTGGCCAGCAGCTTGAGCAGCCGCTCGTGCTCCATCAACGGGTGGCCGGTGAGGTAGTAGCCCAGGGCTTCCTTCTCCTCGTCGAGCAGGGTCTTGTTCGACCAGGGTGGAACATCGTGAAGCAGCGTGGCATCGTTTTGTTCCGGCACCAATCCCGAGTCGCCCGCGAAAAGTCCCATCTGTCCGCGTTTGCGGTCCAGCTGCTCTTTGGACCCGGAGTCCAGCGCGCGATCGACCCCCTCGAGCAGCCGCGCGCGGTGGATCTGCGTAAAGTCGAAAGCTCCGCCCTTGACCAGGCTCTCGACCACCCGGCGGTTGACCCGCCCCAGGTCGACCTCGCGGCAGAATTGGAACAATCCCTTGAAGACCTCCAGCCGCTCGCGCGCCTCGATCACCGCCTCCACTGCGCCGCGCCCCACGTTCTTCACCGCGGCCAGGCCAAAGCGGATCTCGCCCACGGCGGTAACGCTGAAGTCCTCGAACGACTCGTTGACGTCGGGCCCGAGCACGGTCAGTCCCATGTCGCTGCGGCACTCCATAATCCGCTGCAGGATCTTGTCCGAATCGCCGGCCTCCATGGTCATCAGTGCGGCCATGAACTGCGCCGGATAGTGCGCTTTGAGATAGGCAGTCTGAAAGGCGAGTATCGCGTAGGCCGCCGAATGGCTCTTGTTGAACCCGTATTCCGCGAAGCGCTCCATCAACTCCCAGACCTCGGTGGCCTGCTGCACGCCGATGCCTTTGCTCTTGGCGCCGGAGATGAACTTCTCGCGATACGAGATCATCTTGTCCATCTTCTTCTTGGACATCGCGCGCCGCAGCAGGTCGGCGTCTCCCAGGCTCAGCCCGCCGATCATGCTCGCCAGGCGCATCACCTGCTCCTGGTAGATCATGATCCCGTGGGTCTCGGAGAGCACCTCTTCCATCTCGGGCACGATGTAATGCGGCTTCTCCAAACCGTGCTTCTGGCGGATGAACTGGTCGATCATCTGCATCGGGCCGGGGCGGTAGAGCGCGATCAAGGCAATGATGTCCTCGATCGAGGATGGCTTGAACTTGATCAGCAGGTCTTTCATCCCGCTGGACTCGAGCTGGAACACGCCGGATGTCCGCGCCTGGCACAGCAGCTCGAAGGCCTTGGCATCATCGAGCTCAACGCGGCTCAGGTCGATCTCGATCCCCTTGGAGCGAAGGTTCTTCAGCGCCAGGTCGATCACGGTCAGGGTCTTGAGCCCGAGGAAGTCGAACTTGACCAGCCCGACTTTCTCTACGTCGTCCTTGTCGAACTGGGTGACTACCTCGCCGCGCTGGTCGCACATCAGCGGCAGCAGGTCGATCAGCGGCTCGTTGGAGATCACCACGCCCGCGGCGTGGGTCGAGGCGTGGCGCGTCAATCCCTCGAGGCTGCGGCCGTACTCCATCAGCTCGGCGACCCACGACTTCTCGGCGACCGCGTCGCGCAGCTTGGGCTCGGACTCGACGGCCCGATCCAACGTGATGCCCAGCTCGTCGGGCACCAGCTTGGCGATCACGTCTACGTCGCTGTAGGGGATGCCCATCGCCCGGCCCACGTCGCGGATTACCGCCTTGGCGCCCAGGGTGCCGAAGGTGGCAATCTGCGCCACCTTATCCGCGCCGTAATGCTCGGACACGTAGCGGATCACCTCGTCGCGGCCGTGGGCGCAGAAGTCGATGTCCATGTCCGGGTTGTCCTGGCGCTCGGGATTGAGGAAGCGCTCGAAGAACAGCCCGAAACGGATCGGGTCGATGTCGGTGATGCGCATCGCCCACGAGACCAGGCTGCCGGCCGCGGAGCCGCGTCCGGGTCCCACCGGGATCTCGCGCGAGCGGGCGTAGCGGATGAAGTCCTGGACCACCAGGAAGTAGTCGGCGAAGCCCTTGTCCTTGATCAGCTTCATCTCTTCGGCCAGGCGTCGTTGGTACTCCGCGCGCGTCTCGTCGTCGAGCCCGCCCTGGGCCTGGCGTTCGATCTCCGAGAGCCGCTGCTCGAGCCCCTGATGGCAGTAACGTTCAAAGACCTTGACGCTTGGCTCGCCGTTTTCCGCCTTGAACTTGGGGAAGATCGGGTTGCCGAACTGCATCTCAACGTTGCAGCGCTCGGCGATCTGCACGGTGTTGCGGATCGCCTCGGGCGTGTCGGAGAAAGCCTTGATCATCTCCTGCGGACTCTTGACGTAGAACTCGGGCGTCGAGAGCCGCATGCGGTCCTCGTCCTGCATGGTCTTGCCGGTCTGTACGCACAACAGCACGTCGTGATGCCGCGCGTGCTCGCGCCGCAGGTAGTGGCAGTCGTTGGTCGCCACCAGCGGCAGCTCCAGCTCGCCGGCAATTTTGATCAGCTCGGCGTTGGCCTGCTCCTGCTCGGGGATGCCGTTGTGCATCAGCTCGATGTAGAACGAGTCGGGGAAGGTCTGCTTATAGAAGTCGGCCGCCGCGCGCGCGGCCTCGAACTGGTCGGCAAGGATCAGCGACGAGATCTCGCCCTTGAGACAGGCCGAGAGGCAGATCAGGCCCTTGCTGTGCTGCGCGAGCAGCTCCTTGTCCATCCGCGGCTTGTAGTAGAAGCCCTCGAGGTAGGCCTTGCTCACCAGGCGGCACAGGTTGCGGTAGCCCTCGGAGTTCTGGGCCAAGAGCACGATGTGGTAGGCGCTCTCCGAGCCGCGTCCGGCCTGGCGCTCGAAACGACTGCGCGGCGCGATGTAGCCCTCGCAGCCGATGATCGGCTTGATCCCCGCGTCGATCATCGTCTGGTAGAACTGCACCACTCCGTGCATCACGCCGTGGTCGGTGATCGCGCAGGCGCGCGATCCTTGCTCGTTGAGCAGTGCTGCTAACTTATCGAACTTGATCGCACCGTCGAGCAATGAGTATTGGCTGTGCAGGTGCAGGTGGACGAACTCGTTGTGCGGCATCACTTTCCTCGGCGGACTCGAAACGGATGCAGGTTAACGCGCCGCGCGCTCAATGGAAAGTGACCGCGGGGCTTGAGCTGTTATTCGATGCCGTTGGCCGCCACTAGGTAGCTGCGGCACATCTGGAAACAACCGGGCATGCCCGCCAACTCCAGACCGCGGTCCTCGTTGGACCCCTTGAGAAAAACCGGATTGTAGATCAGGTCGCCGGTAAAGCCCGAGTTGCGAATGCAGGTCTCGTAGCAGTCCTCCGAATGGTCATAGCCGTTGGGCAAATCCTGTTGCATCTGCCGCAGCGCCGAGAAAAAGCCCTGCTGATAGTCGCGGAACGGCCGTTGCGACTTGCCCCAGCAGGTCTTCTCCGAAAGCTCCCTTGCCTTGGAACAACGACTGAGCTCCTCGGACTGGCGCTGCAAATGGCTGATGTAGGTCTCCTCGATGTTCTCCAACCGCTGGATCGGATCCTTTTCGCAGGCGCCGGCCATCAAAGAACATCCGATAATCACTACGATCGCGGCCCAGATAGTATGATTGTTTTTCATCACACCGCCCCAATCAATTGTTCCACCCTTAGAATCAAACTGCCGATGTCGTCGACTTCGGCGGGAAGCTCCACAAGATGCACGTTCGCCGGTCCTGCCGGTCTCCAGCGCCGTGGGAACGTCGGCCCGGGAAAGCCCTTGAACAGCGCGACCAGCTCCACTCCCAGGGCCGCTGCAACATGTTGAAATAACGAGTCGTACCCCAGGTAGCGGCGACTGAGCCCGATCAGACCGGCGAAGCCTCCCATGTCGCCGTCCCAGCACAACAGGTTGATACCCGCTTGCACAGCGTCATCCCGGCCGATCCTCGCGGCAGCGAAGCCGCGCTTGGAGGCGCTGTTCAGCAGCCGGTCGGCATTGGCCGTCTCTTGCGGATCGACACCACGGTCGAGCAACACAGCCCGTCCCTGCTCGAGCATCCGCAACACCAGCAGTTGCTCGAACTCGGGACTGATCCGCTTGGCAGCGTTGCCCCCCACACCAAAACTTATGCTCACGCAGGGGCGCTTATTCAGCCCCGCCTGGTCAAAAATACGCCGTGCTAATTTCTGTTGCTCCTCCTCCAGCGCCACGAACGGCTCCACGGTCGATCCGTGCTTCCCCCCGCCGATCCGATCGGCCAACCAGCCGCTGA is from Candidatus Alcyoniella australis and encodes:
- the dnaE gene encoding DNA polymerase III subunit alpha, with product MPHNEFVHLHLHSQYSLLDGAIKFDKLAALLNEQGSRACAITDHGVMHGVVQFYQTMIDAGIKPIIGCEGYIAPRSRFERQAGRGSESAYHIVLLAQNSEGYRNLCRLVSKAYLEGFYYKPRMDKELLAQHSKGLICLSACLKGEISSLILADQFEAARAAADFYKQTFPDSFYIELMHNGIPEQEQANAELIKIAGELELPLVATNDCHYLRREHARHHDVLLCVQTGKTMQDEDRMRLSTPEFYVKSPQEMIKAFSDTPEAIRNTVQIAERCNVEMQFGNPIFPKFKAENGEPSVKVFERYCHQGLEQRLSEIERQAQGGLDDETRAEYQRRLAEEMKLIKDKGFADYFLVVQDFIRYARSREIPVGPGRGSAAGSLVSWAMRITDIDPIRFGLFFERFLNPERQDNPDMDIDFCAHGRDEVIRYVSEHYGADKVAQIATFGTLGAKAVIRDVGRAMGIPYSDVDVIAKLVPDELGITLDRAVESEPKLRDAVAEKSWVAELMEYGRSLEGLTRHASTHAAGVVISNEPLIDLLPLMCDQRGEVVTQFDKDDVEKVGLVKFDFLGLKTLTVIDLALKNLRSKGIEIDLSRVELDDAKAFELLCQARTSGVFQLESSGMKDLLIKFKPSSIEDIIALIALYRPGPMQMIDQFIRQKHGLEKPHYIVPEMEEVLSETHGIMIYQEQVMRLASMIGGLSLGDADLLRRAMSKKKMDKMISYREKFISGAKSKGIGVQQATEVWELMERFAEYGFNKSHSAAYAILAFQTAYLKAHYPAQFMAALMTMEAGDSDKILQRIMECRSDMGLTVLGPDVNESFEDFSVTAVGEIRFGLAAVKNVGRGAVEAVIEARERLEVFKGLFQFCREVDLGRVNRRVVESLVKGGAFDFTQIHRARLLEGVDRALDSGSKEQLDRKRGQMGLFAGDSGLVPEQNDATLLHDVPPWSNKTLLDEEKEALGYYLTGHPLMEHERLLKLLATHDTAALRELRAKGEIRIAGIVNSVRQRVNKRGERWAITVLEDLVGTCEMLVFSDVYKRSEELLGAGLPLLIKGQADVGDKGTSIKVSEVIELSRAAEQLFKQVHFSLSSSGLTREQLEQLRLLCMRHPGQAEGYLRLRLPEGVQAMIRFSDDLKIKPCQELVTEAQKLLGYDSVELMTSDAVWRRE